A window of Primulina tabacum isolate GXHZ01 chromosome 4, ASM2559414v2, whole genome shotgun sequence contains these coding sequences:
- the LOC142543549 gene encoding choline/ethanolaminephosphotransferase 1 isoform X2 — MGYIGAHGVAALHRYKYSGVDHSYLAKYVLQPFWTRCVTFFPLWMPPNMITLTGFIFLMTSALLGYLYSPQLDSPPPRWVHFAHGLLLFLYQTFDAVDGKQARRTNSSSPLGELFDHGCDALACAFESLAFASTAMCGRNAFWFWFISAVPFYFATWEHFFTNTLILPVVNGPTEGLMLIYMVHFFTAIVGAEWWAQQLGKSMPFLSWVPFINEITMYKVVLFFMIMFAVIPTIAFNVYNVHQVVQGRKGNMLLALAMLYPFGLLLGGVLVWDYISPIDLMRNYPHLVVVGTGLAFGFLVGRMILAHLCDEPKGLKTHMCMSLFYLPLAIANALTARLNDGVPLVDELWVLLGYCTYTGALYLHFATSVINEITTALGIYCFRITRKEA; from the exons ATGGGATACATAGGAGCACACGGAGTTGCAGCTCTGCATAGATACAAATACAGTGGGGTGGATCACTCGTACTTGGCCAAATATGTTTTGCAGCCCTTCTGGACTCGATGTGTTACTTTCTTTCCTCTTTGGATGCC ACCTAATATG atcacacttACTGGATTCATATTTTTGATGACATCTGCATTGCTTGGATAT TTATATTCACCTCAACTGGATTCACCTCCGCCAAGATGGGTTCATTTTGCCCACGGTTTGCTGCTCTTCTTATATCAA ACTTTTGATGCTGTTGATGGGAAGCAAGCAAGAAGAACAAATTCTTCTAGTCCATTGGGGGAACTTTTTGATCATG GATGTGATGCTCTTGCGTGTGCG TTTGAATCCTTGGCATTTGCAAGCACTGCTATGTGTGGACGGAATGCTTTCTGGTTCTGGTTTATATCAGCTGTCCCTTTTTACTTTGCTACATGGGAACA TTTTTTCACAAATACACTCATTCTTCCGGTTGTAAATGGACCTACTGAAGGTCTTATGTTGATATATATGGTCCATTTCTTCACAGCTATAGTAG GTGCTGAGTGGTGGGCTCAACAGCTAGGAAAATCTATGCCCTTTTTGAGTTGGGTTCCATTTATTAATG AAATCACAATGTACAAAGTTGTTCTGTTCTTCATGATAATGTTTGCTGTTATACCAACAATTGCATTCAA TGTGTACAATGTTCATCAGGTTGTCCAGGGAAGAAAAGGAAATATGTTGCTAGCTTTGGCAATG CTTTATCCTTTTGGTCTGCTGTTAGGTGGAGTTCTTGTGTG GGACTATATATCTCCTATTGATTTAATGAGAAACTATCCACATCTAGTTGTCGTGGGTACTGGGCTTGCGTTCGGGTTTCTTGTG GGAAGGATGATACTTGCTCACCTATGCGACGAACCCAAGGGCTTGAAAACACACATGTGCATG TCTTTGTTTTATCTGCCATTGGCCATTGCAAATGCTCTCACTGCAAGGCTAAATGATGG AGTTCCTTTGGTTGACGAATTGTGGGTTCTTCTTGGCTATTGCACATACACag GGGCTCTTTATCTGCACTTTGCCACTTCAGTCATTAATGAAATAACAACAGCCTTGGGAATTTATTGTTTCAG GATAACAAGGAAAGAAGCTTGA
- the LOC142543549 gene encoding choline/ethanolaminephosphotransferase 1 isoform X1, which translates to MITLTGFIFLMTSALLGYLYSPQLDSPPPRWVHFAHGLLLFLYQTFDAVDGKQARRTNSSSPLGELFDHGCDALACAFESLAFASTAMCGRNAFWFWFISAVPFYFATWEHFFTNTLILPVVNGPTEGLMLIYMVHFFTAIVGAEWWAQQLGKSMPFLSWVPFINEITMYKVVLFFMIMFAVIPTIAFNVYNVHQVVQGRKGNMLLALAMLYPFGLLLGGVLVWDYISPIDLMRNYPHLVVVGTGLAFGFLVGRMILAHLCDEPKGLKTHMCMSLFYLPLAIANALTARLNDGVPLVDELWVLLGYCTYTGALYLHFATSVINEITTALGIYCFRITRKEA; encoded by the exons ATG atcacacttACTGGATTCATATTTTTGATGACATCTGCATTGCTTGGATAT TTATATTCACCTCAACTGGATTCACCTCCGCCAAGATGGGTTCATTTTGCCCACGGTTTGCTGCTCTTCTTATATCAA ACTTTTGATGCTGTTGATGGGAAGCAAGCAAGAAGAACAAATTCTTCTAGTCCATTGGGGGAACTTTTTGATCATG GATGTGATGCTCTTGCGTGTGCG TTTGAATCCTTGGCATTTGCAAGCACTGCTATGTGTGGACGGAATGCTTTCTGGTTCTGGTTTATATCAGCTGTCCCTTTTTACTTTGCTACATGGGAACA TTTTTTCACAAATACACTCATTCTTCCGGTTGTAAATGGACCTACTGAAGGTCTTATGTTGATATATATGGTCCATTTCTTCACAGCTATAGTAG GTGCTGAGTGGTGGGCTCAACAGCTAGGAAAATCTATGCCCTTTTTGAGTTGGGTTCCATTTATTAATG AAATCACAATGTACAAAGTTGTTCTGTTCTTCATGATAATGTTTGCTGTTATACCAACAATTGCATTCAA TGTGTACAATGTTCATCAGGTTGTCCAGGGAAGAAAAGGAAATATGTTGCTAGCTTTGGCAATG CTTTATCCTTTTGGTCTGCTGTTAGGTGGAGTTCTTGTGTG GGACTATATATCTCCTATTGATTTAATGAGAAACTATCCACATCTAGTTGTCGTGGGTACTGGGCTTGCGTTCGGGTTTCTTGTG GGAAGGATGATACTTGCTCACCTATGCGACGAACCCAAGGGCTTGAAAACACACATGTGCATG TCTTTGTTTTATCTGCCATTGGCCATTGCAAATGCTCTCACTGCAAGGCTAAATGATGG AGTTCCTTTGGTTGACGAATTGTGGGTTCTTCTTGGCTATTGCACATACACag GGGCTCTTTATCTGCACTTTGCCACTTCAGTCATTAATGAAATAACAACAGCCTTGGGAATTTATTGTTTCAG GATAACAAGGAAAGAAGCTTGA